The sequence TCGAGCCTGATGCGAGTATCTGGCCATCAGTCGAGAACGCAACTGCTTCCGTTGACCCGCAACGCCCATCAAGGACCTGTAAGCTAGTGGCGTTCCTGCCGCGCCAGATCTTAACCAGTCCATTTGAAAAGGCTGCGGCGACAAGTGTCCCATCCGCCGAAAACACAACCTGGTTTACTGTGCCGGCATTTCCAAAGAGCCCCATTCGGCACTCACAGGTATCGGCGTCCCAAATCTTGATCAGGCCATCCGAGGAGGCCGATGCGAAACGTCGGCCATTGGTAGAGAAAGCAACCAAGTTCACCCTGGTGCCATGGTTCCTGATATTTCCCACGCAAACATCTGCAGCGGTATACCACATGGTGATTGTACCATCGCGTGAGCCGGAGACAACTCGCTGGGTATCCCACGACCATGCCATTGAGAGCAACCGGGTATCATGAGCCTCGACTGCTTGGGAATACCAATTTCCTCTAATTCTCGGTAAGGATGCCATCCAAGTAGGGGTTTGGTGATTGAAGAGTTGCTTAACCATGCTCTGATCAGGACTGAACACGAGCGCCGATGCATAGACCTGTAATGGGAAATGAGTTATCGTCTCCTCGTGGCAAAGAAGGAATCTGTATGCATCCTGAGTCAGAAGAAGCGCATCTAGTGACTTGAAGTATTCCTGTTTCTAGGTCAGGCGGGTTTCTCGACGAGTATAACCGTCGACAACAACTTACTCTGGACACTCGCAGACTTTGCAAGGCTGCAAGGGATTCTGGAACGCCATGCAATAGGCTCAAAGCCTCAAACCAATGTAAGAGATGTACCTTGAGGAACATAGATAAGACGCCACGACTGTCCCAAAGCTCCTCATGTAAATTCGACTCTGTGCGAGCACGCTCTAGACGACCAACTCAGTTGGTGCAAGAATATCCAACTGCAAGTAAAGGGCCAGGATCAAGTCGTGGAACCTCATGAATACGCACTCCTGAGTTTTGCAAGCTGTAAATATCCTCGCGGAGTGTGTTGATGAGGCATTTCATCGACGCAAAAAAGACGCGGGCTTGTTGATGGGCAACCCCTAAAGGCATGACGAGACGATACCCAGCTGACAGCAAGAACTCCCTGGCTGAAAGATGTACAAAGTCTATGGTTTTTTTATGGAGGGTCAAAAAGGGGCCGCAGGTCAAGATGAGTTCTTCCAAAAGCTCCTCATTGACGTCTTGCAGTTCAAAGTCGAGGTTCCCCAACTCCTCCAAGGTAACTGGACAAAAGACGACTGTGGCGATTGCCAGGATCCTCTTACAGAGGGACGAGTGAGGCGAATTCAGGATACTCCTGGTTTTCCGGTCGAAattcttttctcttcccaAATTGCCCGGTTTACGTTGGATGTATGTGTCAACAAAATGGGATATGACATCTTCATGTGCTTCAAGTCTCAATGTGACCTGACTCAGACCATTCCAGTCATCTCTGACGTCTGGCAGGTCTCGGCTCGATATGATCCACTTGACACGCGAAGGCTTCTTGGTAAACTCAATAAGTGACTCCCGATCGGCGGAACACTCATTGAGCGCATCAACAACTAGAACCGCACCTTCTAGCAAGGGATCTTCTAGTGTGGATGAGACGAGTTTGGCAAGAGGCTCCCAGGTTGAAGTATCCTCATCTCGTTGCTTTCCCAAAAGGTCATACCCAGAGATCAGTGATGGTCTTTGGCAAGCGAGCACATATAGAAGACCACGTAAAACAGCCACTCCGCTGTTGAGGCGGGGGTTAGAAGCCCGGTAAAAGAAGTAAGAAAGGGCTGTTGGCTTCGCTGATAGCTCATCGATTAGGCCGCAAAGCAGCATCGCCTTGCCTGTACCAGGGCCGCCGCTGATCCAAAGGAGAGGAGTTTGTGGGTCATTCTGAAACCGGTGGAAGCCTTCATGGTTCAGGAGCCAACGGTGTGAGTCCTTTTGGAGACCGCCGCTGGTGTCTTCGATTTGGCCCTTTACTTTACGAGGATCGATTCTAAGCATACGGCGCAGACGTCGAAAGTTTTTCTGGTCAGTGGCAGAATAGACCTCCTTAGCCGGACCGAAGGCTCTGATCGCTTCGAAAAGGGAATGCCGGCTATAGCATCATGAGCAACTTGTCATTGTATCCACATAGACTCCGAGAGGCCGAACGGAGGCCTAACGCTTTGCATAGGTACTTCTAGTGGCATGTTGCATCAACTGCCGCTCGCCATAACCTTAGACTCCACCCTCGGTCCGTACTCCCAGTACCGGAGTTGCAGAAGGCGGAGTTTGTTGTGGTTAATCAGCCAAATTGGCTGCCGACCTCCACATAACACTGCATGCCGGATCGGAACCTAGCCACTACACATCCCTTCAAGACGCGAGGCGCGGGATCACACCTAATCGGCTTCACCTAGTAGGTCTGGGTCATCATGTGGCAATCGTCAGACAGGATAGCTACAAGCGCCACGACTACGCCTCTGGGGACCACGGAACTACCTGAGACCGAAGACAGGCAGACAGGCCTTTCTGGAGGTGCCATAGCGGGAGTTGTCGTTGGCGTTCTAGCAGCATGCAGGTTAGGGGTGATGATGGGTCGTCTTATACGACGAAGACGCCAGAGGCCAGCGGAGGGTCCTGAAACGCGTGAGCAGCCGATATATGGACAGCAGGGCAATTTGGGAGGGCAAAGCGGGCCCGAGCAAAGACCCAATGGGTCGGTAGCCCTAGATATGGCTTACGCAGTTGAAGGAGAAACGGCAGTTGGGTCTGGCCATGggcggccaaggccatggcttTCGTTTCTGGGGTCTCGTGGGAGGAGGGGCGTCTATTGCTGTTGTCGGATATCCTGTAACAAGAAGGATTATCTAAAGTTTGGTCCTTCTCTTTCGGTTATGGCTTGGCAGTGAGCGTAATCATCTCAAATGGGCACGTCCGCTGTTCGCGCTTATATCGAAAGACCGTGGCGATTTCTTGGGCGAGCATGACAAGATGAGTTCCACTCGAGCGGGCGAGGAGACTTCACCTTTGATCCACTTTTACAGGAACGCGTAGAAGAAGAGTTCGCGGGTACGTCTAAAAAAGGCTGCTCTTGCCGCCATGCCACATGGCCATTATCAAGAATCCGCGGCTTTGGCGATGGAGGGCGACACATTTCGAAACCGACAGAAGAAACCAGGGTCTCTCGAGGATAAGAAACGAGTATTCCGGTTGTGGGAATAGAAAGAACTTCCACCGCTGGAACGTTGGTTCATCAAGTTGCGTTTTTAAGACGCTTCTCTAAAAGTTGACGAGAGTCCATTACCCTAATTTCGAATAGCAATTCTGTCCGAATCCTTCACATCTTTAGACTCATAACACATGAGCTCTGCGCTGGAGCGACTACACCGGGTGTTCACATATCACAGAGTCTCGGGGTTTCAAATTGGCTCAATCCTCTCTTAACGTTTGGATACACGTAGGGTTTCAGTGTCTACGTAGTTTGCGTCTGAACACCCATAACCGATGCAAGACAGTGCCAATTGTGACAATCGCGGATGCCCCGAGAAGTGGTCCGATAGTCCAGACAGACAAGTACATCCATGCAacaaaagaataaaaaaatcaGCGAAACGATAttagaaagagaaggaaaatcGAGCGAAATATAGAAGAGAACCAGATTTCTGATGACATCTGACAACGTCGGCTCAACTTGCAAATCTTTTCCGGACATTATGAAGAGAGCTAGGGCGAGTTGTAGAGTTGGTTTGAGTCCGACGAGGCCCTGGATGAATCGAGGTGATAAAATGATAAACCAAGACCCTCGGACACCGAGGGTTTCGAAGAGGTATCTGTCCAGAAGCCTTCCGAGGCACATTCGGGACCATTGCAGCTGCTTTAGCATTCtattctccttctcccatgAGAACACATCGATCACAACAACCCGCTGGCCAAATACAACTTGTTTCTCGACTTCCGCAAAAAACGGCCAAACATATTGACTGCTCATTCGAAGCTGTTCTTTGTCACTGGAGTACTTCACATCGTAAGTTACCCACTCGCATTCTTTGGAGTACTTGAATGGCCAACGGATCCAAATGGAAACAGTTAATGATTCTGAGCATGAAAGACCCCCGTTGATTATTGGCTTTAAGACCAGACGCAGCTGGGTTTCCCTCTCAAACTGAGGTTCGGGCTCGTTCCTGGTGATCAGGTCTGTCGCTGGAGACCAGGTGTATCCTTTAGAGACGCTGTGCACTGCGATCTGGTCGCGGGGGAGCTCGACAAGAAAGGAGCCAGACGGGATCTGATGTTTTTCAGGGGGAGGGACTGTCATCAGATACACGGGAATCTTGGGTGTCCGCTTCCATGCCAGATAGCTCCTCCACGTGACTGGCGCGTCGGCGACTCTGAAGAACCGATTGCCCTGCAAATTCTGAAGCTTGATCATTAGAAGACCCGTTGCTTTGTTTCGTCGACAGGGGATTATGCCGTACCGACGGCCACGAATCAACCCCACGCGGAGGTCGATTCGAATTCCACGATTGGTCAATGAGAAGGGTGCAGACTCCTCCCCGGTGTCGACTTGAACGATGTCTCCGGATGCAACAAAGGCTGCCGGTGAAGGGGCGAGGACACTGGTGCTCGTGTCAGGTCCGGCCTCGGGTTTAATGCCGTCGTGAAGACCCCATGCGAATATCGACTGATCATCCGTATGCTGGATGATTTGTTCTTGGAGTCGGGTAAAGGCCCTAGCGCCTTCTCCGTAGACAAGAGGCATATTTATGTCAAATATTCCCAGTAGACAGTAGGCAAGGTCTTCTGTACGAGCTGTTTGCCGTCTAGCCGCCCAACTCATCCGCCGGGCTATGCTTGTGGTTCTTAATATCGAACCAGCCTTGGCGCGATTGTCCTTAAGAAGTCTCTCCTCGATGCCGGTGACACGTGCGATGGCCTCGCTGAGGTTGCTCCGGGAATTGATGTATTTCCAGTTGGTCGCATAAAAGACGAGGTTTCGAGGCGCGATGAGCTCCTGCAGTGTCCAGCCCCTAGTGAACCAGCGGCTTTCAACAACGGCAAGCCCTCCGCTAGATGGACCAACCACATCTGGTAGATAAGCGTAGCAGATCTCGGCATCCTCATACCACCTGAAcatggagttgatggcctcggacAGTTCGGCACTGCTTGTCTTGTCGATGCAGCAGGTGTCGACCCAGGCGTACCCTATGCCGGAATTAAGAGCCACTTTGCATGTTTGGGCGATTTTTCGGTAACCGGCTTTCCATGAATGGTGGCTCCTGTCGTCTTGCATGTGCTGGAATGTGACCTCTTGGTCTCCCCAAGTGTGGGAGAGAATCGCATAGAGCGGCCGATTGTCTTCATTGAACTCTTCCAGCTGTAAAGTTTTCGTGTTGATGAGACGCATCTTTGCGAGGAGGGATGAGAGTGTGCATGGGCAATTGAGGGGGATGGATGGTTATGGTGTGGTTGGGGAGAGGTAAGTGGTTTTCAAGCCAAAGGGCCAGGCTGCAGGGggagaaaattaataatcaGAATGAGATAAACTGATTTGCTGAAATCAATGCAATGGGGGGTATGTTACTATAAGAGTTAACATGTCTGAAATTCCTTTAATGTAATATCACTCCTCTCACGGTGCCTAAAATGCAGTGAAGGGCTTAATCAACGAGTGCGTAACCGCATGACAGCAAGTAGAGAGATAATTTTTGTTATTCAACTCATTAATACAAACAGAATTAATATCTCATTTCTATCATTCATCTCTCACTCCTTTCTAGCACATTCTGGATCCTGGACCCTCGAAGTTGGACAAACTCTTCGCCAGTTGTGATGCAATTTCCGTAAACATGGTCCAACATGAAGCCTTTTCTACCTTAATAGCgcaagaaattattatatgaCTGGCCAATCAATGTTTGTATCAGGTATAATACATCTGTAAAGTGGTGATGTTTGCCCGTGTGGTGATGTTTTTGAGGTTTCATGCTGGTCATGCCCTCGTCCAATTACACCTTGCCCAAAGTTCTGTCTCTCAATTTCCAACGCAGCTGATTTCTATCTTATTTGTATCGAAACTCATAGCCCAGGAAGTGGGGTGAGCAAAGAAAAGTTGTCAGATGTTCTCTTGCAGTGCGTTGGCTCAAGCCTGCTGCGACTCTTGCCGACCCTTCCACCACCGCCAAATAGCTTGGCAGTAAAACCACGTCTCAATAGTTCCAAAAATGCTGATGAGTACAAGAACAGCCACCCTCATATTCTTGCTGAGACCCAAGGCGTCGAGGCTGAAGGCAGGGTATGAAGGATTGCCTGAGTCTTGAGGTCGATGTGGTTGGGGTTGTTTGCTCGCCCTCTGTTCTTTTTGGACGTCCCGCATGTTTCTTGTTGTCGATAGTTGTCGTGGAGAAATCGAGAGTCTCGAAAATCCTACTTGCATGTTGTTGATGCGCAGAAGTCGATTGCGCAACGGCGCAAGTGGTAGTGACATGGTAGAATCATGAAGCTCAAAGGACCGCCAGATATTAAGATGAGGAGATGTTGAAGAGACGTAGATGTAAGCAAAACTTGGAGGATTATAGAAGATAAAAAGAATGAAAAATGCCACAAAGCCTTCAGTTGAACGTTACTGTCCTTATATGAGTCctccagaagaagctcattACATTCGTATCGCGTATCCGTCCCCACCCtagagctcgaggaggcaGCCGCTTTCGGCATAGCGCTTATTCGCGTGGCGTTGATCAGTTTCAGGCCCCTTCTTATTGGTCGGGATGTCTCGGGCTGAGACCCTTGGTTCCGGGGAGAACCGGCGTCAACTCCTCAACTCGGTGTGAAACTCGCAGTGGTCCAATACGGGATACGATGGCCATCCTGGCCTTGTTTTGCCTGAACTTTAAGGTCGAAGACTTCCAAGGGGATCGCTCTTCAAAGGTGATCTTAACGTCATACCTCTTGTTAACCATCTATCATGCTGTAGGTATAGCTACAATTTTACATTTCATCATTCTCAGGTAGCTGAATCCCTTCTCATTGTTGCGAGATGTCCACCTTGCTCCACCAAAACTCGGACTGCTTGCGTCCCCAGACATCATCTACAAACGCAGCAGGGCTACCAACACCGCCTCCAATCAGTTCCTCATTTCCAGGGCCGAACTGGAGAACCTTGGGTGCCTTGCCGTCATATGGCTCCCACTTTGGTCGGCTGGCATATTCACCACCGACCGCATTGGGGTCACCCTTGGTGATGAAGCTCGTGACGTAGGCGTTTGTGGTGCCTGCCACCTCCTTCTGTGCTGGGGAGATCTTGACCACATTTGGATCACAGACCTCGTACCTCATGTTATCACCGTGCTGGGCACCATTGTTAATAGAGGAGACAAGAGCCCAGTGGTAAAGATAGATAGGAGCTGAGGGAGAGGCCAGCTCTGCTGTCTGTCGCACAGGTGCCACGTAAGCATAATGAGCATATGCAGCCTCAATACGCTTATACTGAGCACCCATGCCCTCTCGTGTCTCCTTGTATTCATCAGAAGTGGCCGGATCAGGGTAAAGGTTATCGATGGTGTTAATATCTTCCTTAGAGAGAAGAGGCAGCAACTCCTCGAAGAAGTGTCGGAACCCAGACCCAGTGGACATCTTCTTGTCCACGTAGAGAGAGCCTTCGTTGGTGGTGAAGCCGGTCATGATGGGCACCTTGTGCCACTTGCCCTGCTTCCACGTCTCCAGGGGCGGTCGGGCGATGATGTCGCCATCGATAACTGGCTGGAAGGCCCAGCGAAGCGAGGGGTTGTATTTATCGAAGGTAGCTGTCTGAGCGGCCGTAATGACGTTCTCGGGTTGCTTTCGCAGGTAGGGGAAGATCTCGTCCTCGGGCAGGTCTTCGGGCACACCAACTTGTTGAAGGAAGTCCTTGAACTGGGCCTCGTGAATAGGTGCGTTGTATGGCCTGACAGCTCGAGACGTGGGGGCTCCAGACTCGAGGATGGCCTTATGGAAGAGAGGCGCGACACCCTCCTTGTAGTGCATCAAATGATGACCAATCTATTAATCACATATTAACACGACTGATACAGCACATGCGTAGAAATGGGACACAACTTACAGAGTGGGCTCCAGCTGAAAGACCAAACAAGGTAACATTATCCGGGTTGCCACCAAAGGCCGCAATATTCTCTTGAACCCACTCCATCATGAGAATCTGGTCTCGGAGCCCAAGATTAAGCACGCCTTCCTTGGCACTGAGGCTAGACGGCAAAAATCCAAGGGCTCCGATACGGTAGTTGAAGCTAACGGCGATAAATGGCTCAGGGGCATTTGCAACCATTGAAGCAGTCTTGTGCATTGATGCAGTGCCTCTATTGAACGCTCCACCGTGGATGTATAGCGCAACCGGGAGCTTGGCATGCGACCCTGCTGACTGGCGAAAGATGTTCGCAGTCAAGCAGTCTTCACTGTACTCAAGGGGGGCACTTCCCGCTAAAAGTGGCTTGCCTGGAGCTGCAGGACCATATTTGGAAGCGTGAATGACAGTGTCAGAGGAGGGAGGAATCTTGGCCGGCAGACGAAAGCGTCGATCGCCGGTGGGTGGCAAGGCATAGGGGACGCCCAGCCAGCCGTCGACTGGCTGCGGAAGCGCGTCCTGCAGCTGGACGCCGATAATCTTACCCTGAGGGAGGGTGACGGTTGGTTCAATCTGGCTTCCCATGGTATCGGATCTTTCGGTGGATGATTTGATTTCCAAGTTCGAAACGAGATAAGCAGGGGCAAAGACAGCCGTCACGCTGGCTGCGTTAAATACAAGCCGAGAACCCAAAAGACTGACGAAACCAGAGGCGAAAGCACCGTGATTCGGAGCAAAGGTGGAGCCCGTAGATCGGAGTCCAAACTGCGCTCCGTGGAAATCTGGGGTTCGGGATGTATGGACCCCTGCGGATAACGATGCCGGTAGGCCTTCAACAGCTCACTTATCAAGAGACTATCGGCCGACGGAGATAGCAGAGGACACTATTAGATCCCGACAATCAGGTTCCGCGCGATAAAGCCGCCCTGATCCTTCTTATACCCCGCAAAACCGACCCGTCTATATCTCGACGGCTCTTGAGGACGGAGCCCGGATCCTAGATCTGGACACCGAGGACCGGAGGCGACTCGCTAGACCCAGACCCCAAGCAGTAATCGCAGATAACCATGGCTCGATTGGGCACAGAGTGGAGCGGCTTGATAACGGGGGGAAACGCTTGGAGATAGCCATGGAGATGCTAACCAGATACGCGTCTGGTCCCAGCTTGTTCGTGTCATGTACCCCAGATTCTGTTCCCTCCATTGCCATTGAAATGGGATAAATAGATGGACGTCGACCCACAGAATCTTCCATGCTTCTCCATCCCTCTCAAGTTTCAACCTTGACTCGTCACTGAACTCTATTCAGCGACAAGGCGAGAAGGGCTCAAACAGTCAATACTACAGGGTTTCTTACCTTTCCCCCTTTTCTCCAATTTCGTTGCAATGTCGCCACAAAACGCCAAAACTACCGGCGCTCAATTGCCTGACGAGAAGCGCTCcgccaaggccgccgaggccgaggagaacATCGCCATGAGCAAGCTCGAGTCCATCACACCTGGTGAGGTGGTTGAGCTCGATGCCACCGAGACTTTTCTTCGCGAGCACAACTTTTCCAATGAGTaccttgaggagctcatgAGCGACGCAGATCTCAACAAGCGCTTGATCCGCAAGGTCGACATGGTGCTCCTTCCGCTGCTCATGGGAACCTACATGCTGCAGTACATCGACAAGACCACAATGGCCTACTCTGCCGTGTTCGATCTCTTCACCGACACCGGCATCTCATCAGATCAATACAGTTGGTTCGCaagtattttttactttGCCTACATGGTGGCAGAGTATCCCTGGCTCTTCCTCGCGCAAAAGACGCGCATGGGCAAGGTCATTTCCGGCTGCGTTCTGGCCTGGGGCAGCGTTCTCATGCTGACGGCTGCTGGACACAACTTTGGTGGTCTCGCGGCTTGCCGATTCTTCCTTGGTGTTTTTGAGGCGCCTATTACTACCTGTTTCATGATGATTGTTTCCATGTGGTATACTCGTGAGCAACAACCGTTTCGAGCTGGTATCTTTTATTGCTGCAACGGTGTTGGCTCCATGGTAAGACATATTCGCAACTCCCAATTGGACGATACTGACAAGATACATAGATCGGTGGCATTCTCACCTTCGGCATCGGGCAGATTAACGGCTTTCCCATCTGGAAAGCAGTCTTCCTCGTCTGCGGTGGCATGACGATCGTGTGGGGtcttgtcctcctcttcttcctccccgacAGCATCCTCACAGCCAAGCGATTCACCCTCGAAGAGCGCGCTCTCCTGATCGGCCGCGGTCGTCTCGCCCGAACCGGCATCCTCAATCAAACCATTAAGTGGTATCAAGTGCGAGAGGCTTTTATCGACCCCCAGGTCTGGCTTCTGTTCCTGTTTATGCTTCTCAACGAGGTCATCAACGGTGGAATCGCCAACTTCGGaaagctcatcatcaagggCGTTGTGCACGATCCTCTCCAGACTGTTGCACTTGGTATCCCTCAGGGAGCTTTCCAGGTGTTCTACATCCTCTCGGGCACATACCTTGCTTCTCGCATCAAGAACTGGCGAACCATCATCATGATGATCTACCTTTTGCCCACCGTGGTTGGTGTCTGCCTCATGTGGAAGCTTGATCGTAGTCACAAGGTCGGCGTTCTCTTCAGCTACTACATTGTCGGTGCCTTCGTTTGCTCGTTGGTGCTCGCTATGCAGATGCCGGCTACCAACCTCGGTGGCTACACCAAGCGTATCACGGCATCTGCCATGGTCTTTATCGCGTATGTCTCTCGCTGCTTAGTGGGATCGACACTTGGCTAACTATTTTCTAGTTACTGCGCTGGCAACATTATCGGTCCTCACGCCTTCCTAGGCAAGGAGGCACCCAACTATCAAACTGGTTGTATCACTATTCTTGGCTGCTCCGTCGGCCAGGTCCTGGTCGCCATTACTCTCCGACTTCTGTTGATCAGCCGCAACAAGCGACGGGATGCCGCTATGGCCGCCATTGGAGAGGTCGACACCGACGCCGCGGCGACTGAGGGAGCTGATATCACTGACTTTGAGGTAAGAGCTCCACGCAACTGCACATCACGCTTGTACTAACGAATGCTTCAGAACCCTCACTTCCGATACGTCTTGTAAGACAGAGATGCTTGGATGATTAATGGCTTTATACTAGCGAATCTATGATTAGTATTTACACGTAATGAAACGCGATACCATAACCTGAACTTTTGCTGTGATGTTACGGTCTATGCCACTTATCCACTGGATGTGTTCTGCCGCGGATTTTAAACACATTCAACTCTCTCATCGTAGTAACTCAGCCAACATTGTTGTGCTGTGTAGCCGTGCCGGCCTCTCACCAGGTAAGTGATTTCCAGGATAGTTCCGGAGACCAAGTCCCGACAGCCATTTCCTGCTAATAGTCCAAGCTTTCCCCTTAACCCCTGAGACTCGCTTCTTCGGCAAAACTTGTGAAGCCGACACTCAATGATCCCTTGCCCCGCCCTCCTCTGTGCGAGCCAACAGTAGACCCGTGGTTTTCTGATGAGCGACACACGGCTCAGCCGTGACGACCTGACTGTCGCTCCCCGGGTCCGTGAATAATCTGTTGACTAAAAGTGCATAACGATACTGGCAAATTCACAAAGCTGCGCAGTGGTTGAGCGGTCTTGTCCTCGTTTCACTGGAAGCTTGCATCGCCCTTTCACTGGCTGGGCGACAGTCAGCCACGGCTTCAGAATGCACTGCCAACCCAATGACATGATATCTCTGAATTCAGGATGCCTTGTCTTTTATCTACAAATAAGCCTCCCGTCGGGCATGTTGATGCAATTGGTCAGCCAATAATCGAGTCACGCCAACACATCGATCAAGACGTCTCTATAGGCATACCACTAAATCACTGTCATACCAACAAAACACAATGCCATTTACGAGCCCCAAAATCTCTCACACGATCGAAAGGAATCGCATATTTGACGAGAAAAAACTCGAGCGCGCCATGATACAGATTTACAGGACGAACTTTCAGGTCCAGAAGATCGCCGAAGCCTGGGTTGTTGTGACAAACAACAAGTCTCCGAAGAACTTGAGCACGAAATTGCAGCTGGATGGTGTGATTGCGATGTAGTGACTAGCTAAGGTAGATTTGAACTAAGCCAAAGACCAAGCCGAGGCTGCTTTCACTTGTTCGCTTTGCTATCGCGCTCTGTTATCATCCTATTAGTATCTATGATGGCACCTTTTCTacataactaattataagcttaacgACTACTTCGATCTGGAGGTTATGATAAATTTTTCATTACCCCTTCTACATCTCTTTTGACGCTCTGTTCCAGTAACCCCGACGGCCACGGAAAGACGACATCGTACGCCGCAACACCTTCAAAGAAACATAAACCAAGAACCCATCTCTTTGTATACAGATGACACGGTCCACCGAGGTCTATATCTCCCGTTTCGACGCCAAGGGAAACATGATGATCGA comes from Fusarium falciforme chromosome 11, complete sequence and encodes:
- a CDS encoding HET domain-containing protein; its protein translation is MRLINTKTLQLEEFNEDNRPLYAILSHTWGDQEVTFQHMQDDRSHHSWKAGYRKIAQTCKVALNSGIGYAWVDTCCIDKTSSAELSEAINSMFRWYEDAEICYAYLPDVVGPSSGGLAVVESRWFTRGWTLQELIAPRNLVFYATNWKYINSRSNLSEAIARVTGIEERLLKDNRAKAGSILRTTSIARRMSWAARRQTARTEDLAYCLLGIFDINMPLVYGEGARAFTRLQEQIIQHTDDQSIFAWGLHDGIKPEAGPDTSTSVLAPSPAAFVASGDIVQVDTGEESAPFSLTNRGIRIDLRVGLIRGRRYGIIPCRRNKATGLLMIKLQNLQGNRFFRVADAPVTWRSYLAWKRTPKIPVYLMTVPPPEKHQIPSGSFLVELPRDQIAVHSVSKGYTWSPATDLITRNEPEPHRHSLFEAIRAFGPAKEVYSATDQKNFRRLRRMLRIDPRKVKGQIEDTSGGLQKDSHRWLLNHEGFHRFQNDPQTPLLWISGGPGTGKAMLLCGLIDELSAKPTALSYFFYRASNPRLNSGVAVLRGLLYVLACQRPSLISGYDLLGKQRDEDTSTWEPLAKLVSSTLEDPLLEGAVLVVDALNECSADRESLIEFTKKPSRVKWIISSRDLPDVRDDWNGLSQVTLRLEAHEDVISHFVDTYIQRKPGNLGREKNFDRKTRSILNSPHSSLCKRILAIATVVFCPVTLEELGNLDFELQDVNEELLEELILTCGPFLTLHKKTIDFVHLSAREFLLSAGYRLVMPLGVAHQQARVFFASMKCLINTLREDIYSLQNSGVRIHEVPRLDPGPLLAVGYSCTN
- a CDS encoding Carboxylic ester hydrolase, with the translated sequence MGSQIEPTVTLPQGKIIGVQLQDALPQPVDGWLGVPYALPPTGDRRFRLPAKIPPSSDTVIHASKYGPAAPGKPLLAGSAPLEYSEDCLTANIFRQSAGSHAKLPVALYIHGGAFNRGTASMHKTASMVANAPEPFIAVSFNYRIGALGFLPSSLSAKEGVLNLGLRDQILMMEWVQENIAAFGGNPDNVTLFGLSAGAHSIGHHLMHYKEGVAPLFHKAILESGAPTSRAVRPYNAPIHEAQFKDFLQQVGVPEDLPEDEIFPYLRKQPENVITAAQTATFDKYNPSLRWAFQPVIDGDIIARPPLETWKQGKWHKVPIMTGFTTNEGSLYVDKKMSTGSGFRHFFEELLPLLSKEDINTIDNLYPDPATSDEYKETREGMGAQYKRIEAAYAHYAYVAPVRQTAELASPSAPIYLYHWALVSSINNGAQHGDNMRYEVCDPNVVKISPAQKEVAGTTNAYVTSFITKGDPNAVGGEYASRPKWEPYDGKAPKVLQFGPGNEELIGGGVGSPAAFVDDVWGRKQSEFWWSKVDISQQ